A window of the Polaribacter batillariae genome harbors these coding sequences:
- a CDS encoding M1 family metallopeptidase: MKKLSLFLFSLFFISFSAIAQETKKDEKKVQQGHTDQNKFRQMKDVLATPNDQHTASGAPGHQYTQQKVDYKMDIRLDESTNKIYGDEHITYHNNSKDALEYLWVQLDQNMRADDSKTPLARSTGASEFITPGNFKKTYMGAKKGFGYHIELVESDGKPLSHTINRTMMRINLSKPLQSGETFKFRIKWNYKINDINKDGGRSGLETFPDGNNNYTIAQFFPRLAVYNNVEGWQNMQFWGRSEFALEFGDYEVNLTVPADHIVEATGSLQNEKDVLSKEQRKRFEKARKSFDNPVMIVTQAEAEKNEKGRATKTKTWKFKANKVRDFAFATSRKYIWDAMAVNINGKTVMATSLYPKEGNPLWEEHSTRAIATTLIEYSKLTFDYPYPKAVSVHSERQGMEYPMICFNFGRPNPDGTYSDRTKRGMIGVIVHEVGHNFFPMIVNSDERQWTWMDEGLNSFVEILAEFKYDYDLFAKNPAKEITRYMAGDQSNLSPIMSQGDYVKQFGPNAYTKPAAGLYMLRKTIMGPELFDYAFRTYAQRWMFKHPTPEDFFRTMEDASGMDLDWFFRGWFYTTDVNDIGISKVKPLYLTDKPGERIKNIIASNPRAKAYFEGLGDLVYITDKKEDAKPDAMNKYVDGQEVPSYIYSVEFEKPGGLVMPIIVELTYADGSTKRETFPAQIWMRDDNKVTRVFASTQEITSIVVDPDFETADVDTSNNSWPKKEGDKFDEMKQKNKN; the protein is encoded by the coding sequence ATGAAAAAACTATCATTATTCTTATTTTCTCTTTTCTTTATTAGTTTTTCGGCAATTGCCCAAGAAACTAAAAAAGACGAAAAGAAAGTTCAGCAAGGGCATACAGATCAAAACAAATTCAGACAAATGAAAGATGTTTTGGCGACTCCAAATGACCAACATACTGCTTCTGGTGCTCCAGGACACCAATACACACAACAAAAAGTAGATTATAAAATGGACATTCGTTTAGACGAAAGTACCAATAAAATCTATGGTGATGAGCACATTACCTATCACAACAACTCTAAAGATGCCTTAGAATATTTATGGGTACAATTAGACCAAAATATGAGGGCAGACGATTCTAAAACTCCTTTAGCAAGATCTACAGGAGCTTCCGAATTTATTACTCCAGGCAATTTCAAGAAAACGTATATGGGTGCTAAAAAAGGCTTTGGTTACCATATCGAACTTGTAGAATCGGATGGAAAACCATTATCTCATACCATTAATAGAACAATGATGAGAATAAATTTATCCAAACCATTACAATCTGGAGAAACTTTTAAATTTAGAATTAAATGGAACTATAAAATCAACGATATAAACAAAGATGGTGGACGCTCTGGTTTAGAAACTTTTCCTGATGGAAACAACAACTATACCATTGCACAGTTTTTTCCAAGATTGGCTGTGTATAACAATGTAGAAGGATGGCAAAACATGCAGTTTTGGGGACGTAGTGAATTCGCTTTAGAGTTTGGAGACTACGAAGTTAACTTAACAGTTCCTGCAGATCATATTGTAGAAGCTACTGGTTCTTTACAAAACGAAAAAGACGTGTTATCGAAAGAACAAAGAAAACGTTTCGAAAAAGCTAGAAAATCTTTCGACAATCCAGTAATGATTGTAACACAAGCTGAAGCTGAAAAAAACGAAAAAGGAAGAGCTACCAAAACTAAAACTTGGAAATTTAAAGCGAATAAAGTAAGAGATTTTGCTTTTGCAACTTCAAGAAAATATATTTGGGATGCCATGGCTGTAAACATTAATGGTAAAACTGTAATGGCAACTTCTTTATACCCTAAAGAAGGAAACCCTTTGTGGGAAGAACACTCTACAAGAGCCATAGCAACTACCTTAATCGAATACTCTAAATTAACCTTCGATTATCCTTACCCAAAAGCAGTTTCTGTACACTCAGAAAGACAAGGAATGGAATACCCTATGATTTGTTTTAACTTTGGAAGACCAAACCCAGATGGAACTTATTCCGACAGAACTAAAAGAGGAATGATTGGAGTAATTGTACACGAAGTTGGGCACAATTTCTTTCCAATGATTGTAAATTCCGACGAAAGACAATGGACTTGGATGGACGAAGGCTTAAACTCTTTCGTAGAAATTTTGGCAGAATTTAAATACGACTACGATTTATTTGCTAAAAATCCTGCTAAAGAAATTACAAGATATATGGCAGGAGACCAATCGAACCTATCTCCTATTATGTCTCAAGGAGATTATGTAAAACAATTTGGCCCCAATGCATATACAAAACCAGCAGCTGGTTTATACATGCTAAGAAAAACAATTATGGGACCAGAATTATTTGATTACGCATTTAGAACCTATGCGCAAAGATGGATGTTTAAACACCCTACTCCAGAAGATTTCTTTAGAACAATGGAAGACGCCTCTGGTATGGATTTAGACTGGTTCTTTAGAGGATGGTTTTACACTACAGATGTTAATGACATTGGTATTAGCAAAGTAAAGCCTTTATATTTAACAGATAAACCAGGAGAAAGAATTAAAAACATTATCGCTTCAAACCCAAGAGCAAAAGCATATTTCGAAGGATTAGGAGATTTGGTATATATTACCGATAAAAAAGAAGATGCAAAACCAGATGCAATGAATAAATATGTAGATGGCCAAGAAGTACCTTCTTACATATATTCTGTAGAGTTCGAAAAACCAGGAGGTTTGGTAATGCCAATTATTGTAGAATTAACCTATGCAGATGGCAGCACAAAAAGAGAAACTTTTCCTGCCCAAATTTGGATGAGAGACGACAATAAAGTAACAAGAGTTTTTGCTTCTACGCAAGAAATTACAAGTATTGTTGTAGATCCAGATTTCGAAACCGCAGATGTAGATACATCAAACAACAGCTGGCCTAAAAAAGAAGGCGATAAGTTCGACGAGATGAAACAAAAAAATAAGAATTAA
- a CDS encoding alpha-amylase family glycosyl hydrolase: MKKTILLFTLTILLSCNASQENKSAEKEVAKKEFVWEGANLYFLLTDRFNNGDPSNDIHFDRTQKAGKLRGFEGGDLKGITQKIEEGYFADLGINAIWMTPIVEQIHGATDEGTGLSYGFHGYWAKDWTKIDPNYGTKEDLKELVEVAHKNGIRILLDAVINHTGPVTEKDPVWPNDWVRTEPQCTYDNYEHTVSCTLVKNLPDIKTESNENVALPPQLVAKWKTEGRYEQEVAELDAFFERTKYPRAPRFYIIKWLTDYITEFGIDGYRVDTVKHTEEFVWQEFRTECDFAFAAYKKNNANKVLDNNGFYLVGEVYNYGISHGKAFDFGDKKVNYFDKAFNSLINFEMKWDVKQMKAKELFNKYDSILNGHLKNYGVMNYMTSHDDGNPFDKERDMPFKTATMLLLTQGTSQVYYGDESARDLTIEGTVGDATLRSFMNWEDINKNKETQKILTHWQKLGQFRKKHPAIGAGKHTLISDDKNGLTFSRVRNDDKVVIGINMLENKIDIKVSSIFKNGDELRDAYSNQKVKVKDGKVRFVSKFNIVLLEKI; the protein is encoded by the coding sequence ATGAAAAAAACGATACTACTTTTTACATTAACAATTCTGTTAAGTTGTAATGCATCGCAAGAAAATAAATCAGCAGAAAAAGAAGTTGCAAAAAAAGAATTTGTTTGGGAAGGTGCAAACTTATATTTTCTGTTAACAGATCGTTTTAATAATGGCGATCCTTCTAACGATATTCATTTCGATAGAACCCAAAAAGCTGGAAAATTAAGAGGTTTCGAAGGTGGAGACCTCAAAGGAATTACACAAAAGATTGAAGAAGGTTATTTTGCAGATTTAGGCATTAATGCCATTTGGATGACGCCAATTGTAGAACAAATTCATGGCGCAACAGATGAAGGAACAGGACTTTCTTATGGTTTTCATGGTTATTGGGCCAAAGATTGGACCAAAATCGACCCAAATTACGGGACAAAAGAAGATTTAAAAGAGCTGGTAGAAGTTGCACACAAAAATGGAATCAGAATTTTGTTAGATGCTGTTATCAATCATACAGGTCCTGTTACAGAAAAAGATCCTGTTTGGCCAAATGATTGGGTTCGAACAGAACCACAATGTACATATGACAATTACGAACATACAGTTTCTTGTACTTTGGTAAAAAATTTACCAGATATTAAAACCGAAAGCAACGAAAACGTTGCATTGCCCCCACAATTAGTCGCAAAATGGAAAACAGAAGGTCGTTATGAGCAAGAGGTAGCAGAATTAGATGCATTTTTCGAAAGAACAAAATACCCAAGAGCGCCAAGATTTTATATCATAAAATGGTTAACAGATTATATTACAGAATTCGGAATTGATGGTTACAGAGTAGATACAGTAAAGCATACAGAAGAATTTGTTTGGCAAGAATTTAGAACCGAATGCGATTTCGCTTTTGCAGCTTACAAAAAAAATAATGCAAACAAAGTTTTAGACAACAATGGTTTTTATTTGGTAGGAGAAGTATATAATTATGGAATTTCTCATGGAAAAGCTTTTGATTTTGGAGACAAAAAAGTTAATTATTTTGATAAAGCTTTCAATAGTTTAATCAATTTTGAAATGAAATGGGATGTAAAACAAATGAAGGCAAAAGAGCTTTTTAATAAATACGATTCTATTTTAAATGGTCATTTAAAAAACTACGGAGTTATGAATTATATGACCTCTCATGATGATGGAAATCCGTTTGATAAAGAAAGAGACATGCCTTTTAAAACAGCAACAATGTTGTTATTAACCCAAGGAACTTCACAGGTTTATTATGGCGATGAATCTGCCAGAGATTTAACAATTGAGGGTACAGTTGGCGATGCAACATTGCGTTCTTTTATGAATTGGGAAGACATCAACAAGAATAAAGAAACACAGAAAATTTTAACACATTGGCAAAAATTAGGTCAGTTTAGGAAGAAACACCCTGCAATTGGAGCAGGAAAGCATACTTTAATATCAGATGATAAAAATGGTTTGACTTTTTCGAGAGTTAGAAACGATGATAAAGTGGTTATTGGTATAAATATGCTTGAAAATAAAATTGATATAAAAGTGTCTTCAATATTTAAAAATGGAGACGAATTAAGAGATGCTTATTCAAATCAAAAAGTAAAAGTAAAAGATGGTAAGGTGCGTTTCGTATCTAAATTTAATATTGTATTATTAGAAAAAATATAG